A DNA window from Abditibacteriota bacterium contains the following coding sequences:
- the rpmH gene encoding 50S ribosomal protein L34, producing MKTTYHPKKRQAHKVHGFMARMSTKGGRRVLAARRQKGRWALTTV from the coding sequence ATGAAGACCACATATCATCCCAAAAAGCGCCAGGCGCACAAAGTACACGGCTTCATGGCCAGAATGTCCACCAAAGGCGGCAGAAGAGTGCTGGCTGCCCGCAGACAAAAGGGCAGATGGGCTCTGACCACCGTCTGA
- the rnpA gene encoding ribonuclease P protein component: protein MLRKANRLKKQRDFKKVYNRGRSYVSDLFVMYVYQTGTPAALCGFSISKKVSKACMRNLIKRRASEALRDTMARLRPGTHLVFVARKDAAGAEFGEISRCLHSLLKKAGLDKC, encoded by the coding sequence ATGCTCAGAAAAGCCAACAGGCTGAAAAAGCAGCGGGATTTTAAAAAAGTGTACAACAGGGGCAGAAGCTATGTTTCTGACCTGTTTGTTATGTATGTATATCAGACCGGGACCCCCGCTGCCCTGTGCGGCTTTTCCATCAGCAAAAAGGTGAGCAAGGCCTGCATGCGCAATCTTATCAAACGCCGCGCCTCGGAAGCGCTGCGGGACACCATGGCCCGGCTTCGCCCGGGCACCCACCTGGTGTTTGTAGCCAGAAAGGACGCTGCCGGCGCCGAATTCGGCGAGATAAGCCGCTGTCTGCATTCCCTGCTGAAAAAAGCCGGGCTCGACAAATGCTGA
- the yidD gene encoding membrane protein insertion efficiency factor YidD, translating into MIRRLLVFFIRRIYQPFSRKFLPPSCRFRPTCSEYTAQAIEKYGVFKGCFLGLIRICKCNPFSKGGDDPLP; encoded by the coding sequence CTGATCCGCAGACTGCTGGTATTCTTTATCCGCCGCATATATCAGCCTTTTTCCCGCAAATTCCTGCCGCCCAGCTGCCGTTTCCGGCCCACCTGTTCCGAATACACCGCTCAGGCAATAGAGAAATACGGTGTATTCAAGGGGTGCTTTCTCGGCCTGATACGGATATGCAAATGCAATCCGTTCAGCAAGGGCGGAGACGATCCCCTGCCATAG
- a CDS encoding membrane protein insertase YidC, producing the protein MSKTAYIAGLLAVILLCSMSVFAQSKAEAEYQKGMKYMEKALGETRDSTAKKENFEAAEDAFNSIVKGKTTKDSVQAIFSQLELARIKAEGVGNKKNLTMAYEQLKQLVTRWDKDPATLERIGFTEAEVKEIQDKIAEAKDYKAEVAVKLDKENSHKLQYKLMDMLVRMTGRNPSFSYWFAIILIAVVVKVALTPFTNAQMKSMKEMQAIQPKVKALQDKYRDNQQKLGEETMKLYKEHHINPMSGCLPLLIQMPILFYLYACIKSYEVQFANGTFLWIGSGLTHKVAIPVFGNQSQNLWLSAGNLSEADLILLVVYIISTFFSMQLNQSPSMDPQQASQQKMMSYMFPIMFAFFFAGFPSAFLLYWFVFNVIQTIQTRIYMKKNS; encoded by the coding sequence ATGTCAAAAACAGCATATATAGCCGGGCTTCTTGCCGTCATACTTCTTTGCAGTATGTCCGTCTTTGCCCAGAGCAAGGCGGAGGCCGAATACCAAAAGGGTATGAAATACATGGAGAAGGCCCTGGGGGAGACCCGGGATTCCACCGCCAAAAAAGAGAACTTTGAGGCGGCGGAGGACGCCTTCAACTCCATAGTCAAGGGCAAGACCACCAAGGATTCCGTCCAGGCCATCTTCAGTCAGCTGGAGCTGGCCCGCATCAAGGCGGAGGGCGTGGGCAACAAAAAGAACCTGACCATGGCCTACGAGCAGCTCAAGCAGCTGGTCACCCGCTGGGACAAGGACCCCGCCACTCTGGAGCGGATCGGCTTTACCGAGGCGGAGGTCAAGGAGATACAGGACAAGATCGCCGAGGCAAAGGATTACAAGGCCGAGGTAGCTGTCAAGCTGGACAAGGAAAACAGCCACAAGCTCCAGTACAAGCTCATGGACATGCTGGTCAGAATGACCGGCCGCAACCCCTCCTTCAGCTACTGGTTCGCCATCATCCTCATAGCGGTGGTGGTCAAGGTGGCTCTCACCCCCTTTACCAACGCCCAGATGAAGTCCATGAAGGAGATGCAGGCCATCCAGCCCAAGGTCAAGGCTCTCCAGGACAAATACAGGGACAACCAGCAAAAGCTGGGCGAAGAGACCATGAAGCTCTACAAGGAGCATCACATCAACCCCATGAGCGGCTGCCTGCCCCTCCTCATCCAGATGCCCATACTGTTTTACCTCTACGCCTGTATCAAGAGCTACGAGGTGCAGTTTGCCAACGGCACCTTTTTGTGGATAGGCTCCGGCCTGACCCACAAGGTGGCCATCCCCGTGTTCGGCAACCAGTCCCAGAACCTGTGGCTGAGCGCCGGCAACCTGTCCGAAGCGGACCTGATACTGCTGGTGGTGTATATCATCAGCACCTTCTTCAGCATGCAGCTGAACCAGAGTCCCAGCATGGATCCCCAGCAGGCCTCCCAGCAAAAGATGATGAGCTACATGTTCCCCATCATGTTTGCCTTCTTCTTTGCGGGCTTTCCCAGCGCGTTCCTGCTCTACTGGTTCGTGTTCAACGTGATCCAGACCATCCAGACCAGGATCTATATGAAAAAGAACAGTTAG
- a CDS encoding KH domain-containing protein: MSDIKDLTGEEPENPIVETETLPESEGDAAAPAEEVSDAELSAAYSDKAFEFLSETVRLMGLDAEVRLRGQSDSTVDFEFVGPDIALLIGKHGKTIDALQYLADVTAYKKYPCRKRVVLDADNHRSKRTKELEEKVLKIAAMVREYGKEAVMEPQSAKDRRFIHMLLANEPGVKTYSEGAGAERHIVISPK; encoded by the coding sequence ATGTCAGACATCAAAGATCTTACGGGCGAAGAGCCCGAGAACCCTATCGTTGAAACCGAGACCCTGCCGGAGAGCGAAGGCGACGCCGCCGCCCCGGCCGAAGAGGTCTCCGACGCCGAGCTGTCGGCAGCCTACAGCGACAAGGCCTTTGAATTCCTGTCCGAGACCGTCAGGCTCATGGGTCTGGACGCGGAGGTCAGGCTCAGAGGACAGTCCGACAGCACCGTGGACTTTGAATTCGTGGGGCCGGATATAGCCCTGCTCATAGGCAAGCACGGCAAGACCATAGACGCCCTGCAGTATCTGGCCGACGTGACCGCCTACAAAAAGTATCCCTGCCGCAAGCGGGTGGTGCTGGACGCAGACAATCACAGAAGCAAGCGGACCAAGGAGCTGGAGGAAAAGGTGCTCAAGATAGCCGCCATGGTCAGAGAATACGGCAAGGAAGCTGTCATGGAGCCCCAGTCCGCCAAGGACCGCCGCTTCATCCACATGCTGCTGGCCAACGAGCCGGGAGTCAAGACCTACTCCGAGGGCGCAGGGGCCGAAAGACACATAGTCATCTCCCCCAAATAA
- the mnmE gene encoding tRNA uridine-5-carboxymethylaminomethyl(34) synthesis GTPase MnmE, giving the protein MSYLQDTIAAIATPRGNAGIGVIRCSGSDAFFIAGSLFSRSLEGAAGHTALYGVLSHRDGRPIDRVLMTVFRGPASYTGEDTVEISCHGSRIILEEALEALLEAGARLAEPGEFTRRAYLNGKLDLSRAEAVNDVITAGTREAKNMALRQLEGGLGDRIAAFEKSLLALVASIEAAIDFPEDVPEPDRDTLTADCRRIRGDIHALIGASERAHVFRDGIRIALAGSVNAGKSSLLNALLERNRAIVTDIPGTTRDTLEEQTDICGIPCLLIDTAGVRETRDPVESRGVARTLEAIRTADLTLVLFDSGRSVSEEDRRILELVSDKEFLPVINKTDLGREDEEAEILSLIGSVTEKKPVRISAAAPEGIDLLVKTIYNIFISDSLSRESVVMTNLRHTQCLKEARESLDKALDSIGMGLAIDFVSIDLRGALLSLGRITGSGAADDLLDTIFSGFCIGK; this is encoded by the coding sequence ATGTCCTATTTGCAGGATACCATAGCGGCTATAGCCACTCCCAGGGGAAATGCAGGTATCGGAGTCATCAGATGTTCTGGCTCCGATGCCTTTTTTATTGCAGGCAGCCTGTTTTCCCGCAGTCTGGAGGGAGCAGCCGGACACACCGCTCTCTACGGCGTGCTGTCCCACAGGGACGGCAGGCCCATAGACCGGGTCCTCATGACCGTGTTCAGAGGCCCCGCCAGCTACACCGGAGAGGACACGGTGGAGATATCCTGTCACGGCAGCAGGATCATACTGGAAGAGGCGCTGGAGGCCCTGCTGGAAGCGGGAGCCCGTCTCGCGGAGCCGGGAGAATTTACCCGGCGGGCTTATCTCAACGGCAAGCTGGACCTGAGCCGGGCCGAGGCAGTCAACGACGTCATCACCGCAGGCACCCGGGAAGCCAAGAACATGGCTCTCCGGCAGCTGGAGGGCGGTCTGGGAGACCGGATAGCCGCCTTTGAAAAGAGCCTGCTGGCCCTGGTGGCCTCCATAGAGGCGGCCATCGACTTTCCCGAGGACGTGCCCGAGCCGGACAGAGACACTCTGACGGCAGACTGCCGGCGCATAAGGGGCGACATCCACGCCCTCATCGGCGCTTCGGAGCGGGCCCACGTGTTCAGAGACGGCATCAGGATCGCTCTGGCCGGCAGCGTCAACGCCGGCAAATCCTCTCTCCTCAACGCCCTTCTGGAGAGAAACAGGGCCATAGTCACCGATATACCCGGCACCACCAGAGACACCCTGGAGGAGCAGACGGACATCTGCGGCATCCCCTGCCTGCTCATAGATACGGCGGGAGTGCGGGAGACCCGGGACCCGGTGGAGAGCCGGGGAGTAGCCCGGACCCTGGAGGCCATCCGGACTGCGGACCTGACGCTGGTGCTCTTTGACTCCGGCCGCAGCGTGTCGGAGGAGGACCGCCGCATACTGGAGCTGGTCTCGGACAAAGAGTTTTTGCCGGTCATCAACAAAACAGACCTGGGGAGAGAGGACGAGGAGGCGGAGATACTGAGCCTCATAGGCTCCGTCACCGAAAAAAAACCTGTCCGGATCAGCGCCGCCGCCCCAGAAGGTATTGATTTATTGGTGAAAACTATATATAATATATTTATAAGTGACAGCTTATCCCGGGAGTCGGTCGTAATGACGAACCTGAGGCATACCCAGTGCCTGAAGGAAGCCCGCGAAAGTCTGGACAAAGCCCTGGACAGCATAGGCATGGGCCTTGCCATAGATTTCGTATCCATAGATCTGCGCGGAGCGCTTCTCTCCCTGGGCAGGATCACCGGAAGCGGAGCAGCAGACGATCTGCTGGACACCATCTTTTCGGGCTTTTGCATCGGAAAATAG
- a CDS encoding HD domain-containing protein, with translation MPKSLYVKDIINNQIPNLQVNGRFVLSSKSLGTGKNGSYYLSLKLTDKTGDIDAKKWDVKPNEADKYFEGKVYEVKGTLSQYNGSPQVKVDNITRVDEEFDPSDYMKSSPRDPEEMLGELKALTDTITTPQVRSLVDYFFGNKDFVKKFRVAPAAISMHHGYISGLLEHTLQVAKTGVAIAEQYPGVNRDLVLGGCLLHDIAKTAEYSWDSNIEFTTEGHLLGHLYMGAQMVRRACEELQLDRGFAMYMEHMILSHHGKYEWGSPKRPKSPEAIILFIADYTSAGVTQAFDAIGDANARNEKGDFTAKPAKSLERRLYRKDPLSPAAPGEQDDSAFPEDDKPLMDTGSLRDIEDAFLKGDTEEAEPEAPEKPEPGLIF, from the coding sequence ATGCCAAAGAGCCTATACGTCAAGGACATAATCAACAACCAGATACCCAACCTGCAGGTCAACGGCAGGTTCGTTTTGTCATCTAAGTCTCTGGGCACCGGCAAGAACGGCAGCTATTATCTGAGCCTCAAGCTCACCGACAAGACAGGCGACATAGACGCCAAGAAGTGGGACGTGAAGCCCAACGAAGCCGACAAATACTTTGAGGGCAAGGTGTACGAGGTCAAGGGCACCCTGAGCCAATACAACGGCTCCCCTCAGGTGAAGGTGGACAACATCACCCGGGTGGACGAAGAGTTTGACCCGTCTGATTACATGAAGAGCTCTCCCAGAGACCCGGAGGAAATGCTCGGCGAGCTGAAGGCTCTCACGGACACCATCACGACTCCCCAGGTCAGGAGTCTGGTGGACTACTTCTTCGGCAACAAGGATTTTGTCAAAAAGTTCCGGGTGGCTCCCGCCGCCATCAGCATGCATCACGGCTACATCAGCGGCCTGCTGGAGCACACTCTCCAGGTGGCAAAGACCGGCGTGGCCATTGCGGAGCAGTATCCCGGCGTGAACAGGGATCTGGTGCTGGGCGGCTGTCTGCTGCACGACATAGCCAAGACCGCGGAATACAGCTGGGATTCAAACATAGAGTTCACCACCGAGGGCCATCTGCTGGGGCATCTCTATATGGGCGCCCAGATGGTCCGCAGAGCCTGCGAGGAGCTGCAGCTGGACAGGGGCTTTGCCATGTATATGGAGCACATGATCCTCTCTCACCACGGCAAATACGAGTGGGGCTCTCCCAAGAGGCCCAAGAGCCCCGAGGCCATCATACTGTTTATCGCAGATTATACCAGCGCCGGCGTCACTCAGGCCTTTGACGCCATAGGCGATGCCAACGCCCGCAACGAAAAGGGCGATTTTACGGCCAAGCCGGCCAAATCTCTGGAGAGACGCCTCTACAGAAAGGATCCCCTTTCCCCTGCCGCCCCCGGAGAGCAGGATGACAGCGCTTTTCCCGAGGATGACAAGCCTCTCATGGACACAGGCAGCCTCAGGGATATAGAAGACGCCTTTTTGAAGGGCGACACGGAAGAAGCCGAGCCGGAGGCCCCGGAAAAGCCGGAGCCCGGCCTGATATTTTAG
- a CDS encoding DUF4446 family protein, with protein sequence MSISIGTLSAFAEQNLLWILAGLSALCLILLIICIVLLARTRKPHGKLKAEELDADKVIEALENLDERIDALMLYARNTNEAHTKLAEQTKCSFSRIAIERYDAFPDCGGKQSFSAAILNDNGDGLLIRGIATRDSNRTYFNTIKKGETEIELSDEDKAAISKASS encoded by the coding sequence ATGTCAATCAGCATCGGAACCTTGTCTGCTTTTGCGGAGCAAAACCTGTTGTGGATACTGGCCGGTCTGTCGGCCCTGTGTCTCATTTTGCTCATAATATGCATAGTGCTTCTGGCCCGCACCAGAAAGCCTCACGGCAAGCTGAAGGCGGAAGAGCTGGACGCAGACAAGGTCATCGAAGCGCTGGAAAACCTGGACGAGCGCATAGACGCTCTCATGCTCTATGCCAGGAACACCAATGAGGCTCACACCAAGCTGGCGGAACAGACCAAATGCTCCTTCAGCAGGATAGCCATAGAGCGGTATGACGCCTTTCCCGACTGCGGAGGCAAGCAAAGCTTTTCCGCAGCCATTCTCAACGACAACGGCGACGGCCTCCTCATAAGAGGCATCGCCACCAGAGATTCCAACAGGACCTACTTTAACACCATCAAAAAGGGTGAGACGGAAATAGAGCTGTCCGACGAGGACAAGGCGGCTATTTCAAAAGCAAGCAGCTAA
- a CDS encoding sigma-70 family RNA polymerase sigma factor, which produces MSNNLETILIEKCKQGDLQAFDQLMEMHQERVFNFAKRISGNYDEAADITQDAFLRAFSSIKSFRNEAAFTSWMYRIVKNIFLDKKRLADKAPTVSMDKHIATSEGDFQREFQDEKTATPEERLMQDEKNRLVQQLPMELPDHHRIPLVLYHMENKSYEEISAIINLPLGTVKSRISRARLAFAEKLKEHPELL; this is translated from the coding sequence ATGTCAAACAATCTGGAAACGATACTCATAGAAAAATGCAAGCAGGGTGATCTGCAGGCCTTCGACCAGCTGATGGAAATGCATCAGGAGAGGGTCTTCAACTTTGCCAAGCGGATCTCCGGCAATTACGACGAGGCGGCCGACATCACTCAGGACGCCTTTCTGCGCGCGTTTTCATCCATCAAGTCCTTCCGCAACGAGGCGGCCTTTACTTCCTGGATGTATCGTATCGTGAAGAACATTTTTCTGGACAAGAAGCGCCTGGCCGACAAGGCTCCCACCGTCTCCATGGACAAGCACATAGCCACCTCGGAAGGAGATTTCCAGAGGGAATTTCAGGACGAAAAGACGGCCACGCCCGAAGAGAGGCTCATGCAGGACGAAAAGAACAGGCTCGTGCAGCAGCTCCCGATGGAGCTGCCGGATCACCACCGGATCCCTCTGGTCCTCTACCACATGGAAAACAAGAGCTACGAAGAGATATCCGCCATCATCAACCTCCCTCTGGGCACCGTCAAATCCAGGATAAGCAGAGCCAGGCTGGCTTTTGCCGAAAAACTCAAGGAACATCCGGAACTTTTGTAG
- a CDS encoding zf-HC2 domain-containing protein: MNCDSIRNLLPDYEDKSLSAKTNEAIESHLQECSDCAETLALLEKSKRVLSAVSSEPAPAGLRQNVIRECRKTKASLFDVFFGLGHSPYRAGFAVGAALLAITVVCVNVANISGRSTKYETYQTANLTGVYETQFTIDKHQ, encoded by the coding sequence ATGAATTGTGACAGCATCAGGAATCTCTTGCCCGACTATGAGGACAAGAGCCTGTCAGCAAAGACAAACGAGGCTATAGAGAGTCATCTGCAGGAGTGCAGTGACTGCGCGGAGACCCTTGCGCTGCTGGAAAAGAGCAAGCGCGTCCTGTCTGCCGTCTCCTCCGAGCCGGCCCCTGCCGGACTGAGGCAAAACGTCATCAGAGAGTGCCGCAAGACCAAGGCGTCCCTCTTCGACGTGTTCTTTGGTCTGGGGCACAGCCCCTATCGCGCAGGCTTTGCCGTAGGAGCGGCTCTGCTGGCCATCACGGTAGTGTGCGTCAACGTGGCCAATATCTCCGGCAGATCCACCAAATATGAGACCTATCAGACTGCCAATCTCACCGGCGTTTACGAGACTCAGTTCACCATAGACAAGCATCAGTAG